The Streptomyces sp. NBC_01591 genome window below encodes:
- a CDS encoding IS5 family transposase produces MPQSSVPTAGQSNSAAPSCDCLAHVYGNAADRPARQRRYPTDMTDGEWAEVRPLLPVPGWMRGRGGRPEGYCHRALLDAVRYLVDNGIKWRAMPADFPPWDRVYAFFRRWRDHVLVKEFHDRLRARVRERLGRDAEPSAGVIDSQSVKADAVVGVDSRGFDGGKLVNGRKRHVVVDTLGLLLGVMVTAADTGDRAAAHVLLRQVADSHHRLARVWADGGYTGSLVEHCLATLALVLAIVKRSDDMRGFVVLPKRWIVERFFAHLMRTRRLARDFERRTTSAEAMIYWSMTLLMTRRLARPHPQRA; encoded by the coding sequence ATGCCGCAGTCTTCCGTGCCGACGGCCGGGCAGTCCAACTCGGCTGCTCCATCGTGTGATTGCCTCGCGCACGTGTACGGCAACGCGGCCGACCGGCCCGCGCGGCAGCGCCGGTACCCGACGGACATGACGGACGGGGAGTGGGCTGAGGTCCGGCCGCTGCTGCCGGTGCCGGGCTGGATGCGCGGGCGGGGCGGCCGGCCGGAAGGGTACTGCCACCGCGCGCTGCTGGACGCGGTCCGGTATCTCGTGGACAACGGGATCAAGTGGCGGGCGATGCCCGCCGACTTCCCGCCGTGGGACCGGGTGTATGCCTTCTTCCGCCGCTGGCGCGACCACGTGCTGGTCAAGGAGTTCCACGACCGGCTGCGTGCCAGGGTCCGCGAGAGGCTGGGCCGCGATGCGGAGCCGAGTGCGGGTGTGATCGACTCGCAGTCCGTCAAGGCGGACGCCGTCGTCGGCGTGGACAGCCGCGGCTTTGACGGCGGCAAGCTGGTCAACGGGCGCAAGCGGCACGTCGTGGTCGACACCCTCGGCCTGCTGCTGGGCGTGATGGTCACCGCCGCGGACACCGGCGACCGCGCTGCCGCCCACGTCCTGCTGAGGCAAGTGGCCGACTCGCACCACCGCCTCGCCCGCGTCTGGGCCGACGGCGGCTACACCGGCAGCCTCGTCGAGCACTGCCTGGCCACGCTCGCCCTGGTCCTGGCGATCGTCAAACGCAGCGACGACATGCGCGGCTTCGTGGTGCTGCCCAAGCGGTGGATCGTCGAACGGTTCTTCGCGCATCTGATGCGCACCCGCCGCCTGGCCCGCGACTTCGAGCGCCGCACCACCAGCGCCGAGGCGATGATCTACTGGTCGATGACCCTGCTCATGACCCGCCGCCTGGCCCGGCCACACCCGCAGCGAGCGTGA